A single window of Gossypium arboreum isolate Shixiya-1 chromosome 13, ASM2569848v2, whole genome shotgun sequence DNA harbors:
- the LOC108462925 gene encoding uncharacterized protein LOC108462925: protein MMRYKEEKDAKKEAFRKYLESSGAVDALTKVLVALYEQNEKPSSALEFIQQKLGGPTIYEYEKLQAEISDLQTKYNELLCKHEDACKELEELKNMHSSVSPSTKETNDGEPLKDEHVEKNS from the exons GAAAAAGATGCTAAGAAAGAAGCATTTAGGAAGTACCTTGAGTCCAGTGGAGCTGTTGATGCTCTCaccaaag TTTTGGTTGCATTGTATGAACAAAATGAGAAGCCATCTTCAGCCCTTGA GTTCATACAACAAAAATTAGGGGGTCCAActatatatgaatatgaaaagCTACAAGCTGAGATTTCAGATTTGCAAACAAAGTACAATGAGCTATTGTGTAAGCATGAGGATGCTTGCAAAGAG TTAGAGGAGCTTAAGAATATGCATTCTTCAGTTTCACCATCGACAAAGGAGACTAATGATGGGGAGCCATTGAAAGATGAGCATGTTGAGAAGAACTCATGA